One Nakamurella alba genomic window, GTTGGTCGGCCTCGCCGTCGTGCACACCGACGGCACCCCGCTCGGCACCGTCGCCGACGTCCTGCACCCGCCGGCCGCACCGGTCCTTTCGGTGACCCGGCCCGACGGCACCGAGGAACTCGTCCCCTTCGTCACCGCCGTGGTGCCCCAGGTCGACCTCGCCGGCGGCCGCATCGTCGTGTCCCCGCCCGACGGCATGTTCGCCTGAGCCGGGCGATCGGAGCGAAACCCCGGTGAAGTTCAGCGTTGTCACCATCTTCCCCGAATACCTCGAGCCGTTGCGGCAGTCGCTGCTGGGCCGGGCGATCGAGGACGGCCTGCTCTCGGTCGAGGTGCACGACCTGCGGGAGCAGGCGTTCGACCGGCACCGCACCGTCGACGACTCGCCCTACGGCGGCGGCGCCGGCATGGTGATGAAACCCGACGTGTGGGGCCGTGCCCTGGACGCCTGGGCGCCGCCCGGATCGACCCTCGTCGTGCCCACCCCGGCCGGCCGCCCGTTCACCCAGGACGTCGCCGCCGAGCTCGCCGGTGCGGAGCACCTGGTGTTCGCCTGCGGGCGGTACGAGGGCATCGACCAGCGGGTGGTGCAGGAGGCCTCGACGCGGCTGCCGGTGCACGAGTTGTCCATCGGTGACTACGTTCTCGCCGGCGGAGAGGCCGCCGTCCTGGTGATGGTGGAGGCCGTCGCCCGACTGTTGCCGGGCGTGCTCGGCAACCCGATGTCGGCCGTCACCGACTCCTTCGGCACCGGGTCGCCAGGCCTGCTGGAGTACCCGAGCTACACCCGGCCGGCCGAGTACCGCGGGCTGCCGGTGCCGCCGGTGCTGCTGTCCGGCAACCACGCCGCGGTGGACCGGTGGCGCCGCGACGAGTCGCTGCGGCGCACCGCCCGGCACCGTCCGGACCTGATCGCCGCGCTGGACCCGTCGTCGTTGGACGAACGGGACCGGGCTGTGCTGGCCGAGGCCGACGCAGGTGCCGGTGCAGGGGATGCTGCTGCCGGTGCTGGTGGGGATCAGGCAGACCCCATCGGCTGATTTCACTCCGGCGCCGCGTTCTGGCAGACTGGAGCGGTTGCGCTGACGCGACCGACCTGCCCTGACCCCGATTCCCGGGGCCAGTAGGACCACCGGGTCGCTCCACCACCCCGCCGGGGTCGTGCGATCACCACGAGATGCTCGACGCAGTACACCAGTGAGGAACTGACATGAACACCCTGGACGCCCTGGACTCCGCTTCCCTGCGGGACGACGTCCCCGACTTCCGCCCCGGTGACACCGTCAAGGTGCACGTGAAGGTCATCGAGGGCTCCCGCTCCCGTGTGCAGGTCTTCGCCGGCCACGTCATCCGCCGTCAGGGCGGTGGCATCCGCGAGACCTTCACCGTCCGCAAGGTGAGCTTCGGCGTCGGCGTCGAGCGGACCTTCCCGGTCCACTCCCCGAACCTGGACAAGATCGAGCTGGTCACCCGCGGCGACGTCCGCCGGGCCAAGCTCTACTACCTGCGCGAGCTGCGCGGCAAGGCCGCCAAGATCAAGGAGAAGCGCTGATCGCAGGCCGGTTCTCCGGCCCCGCTTCCCAGCACTGCTGCCGCACGGCCGCCGTCCCCGACACCCGGGGCGGCGGCCGTTCGCGTCTCCCGGGTGTGCCGCCCGGTGATGGACTCGCTCCGGCCGTGGCGCCCGTGCACCCGGACATGACAGTGGAAGCCCTACCCTGATCCCTGATGAACCAGCCCGATCACCCCGCACCCGACGACGCCGCCGGGACCGGCCGCACCGATGCGCCGGACACCGACCGTCCGCACGACGACTGGCTGGTGAAGTCCGACCCGGATACCGCACTCGACCGCCGCGGTGACGTCCCGGTGACCGCCGCCGCAACGGATGCGGACGGCCCCGCGCCGGACGCCCCCGACGACGACCACGCGGCGGCGGTGGGGAAGTGGCGCTCGCAGTCGGACAAGCGGAACAAGCGCGGGAAGCGACCGTTCTGGATCGAGCTGCCGATCCTGATCCTGGTCGCGTTCGTGCTGACCTTCCTGATCCAGACGTTCATCGCGAAGGTCTACTACGTGCCCAGCGGCTCGATGGAGAAGACGCTGCACGGTGTCACCTCCGGCGGTGACCGGATCCTGGTCAGCAAGATCGTCTACGACTTCAGGGACCCGCACCAGGGCGACGTCGTGGTCTTCAAGGGACCGGACACCTGGGCGCCCGAGCTGGTCGGCACC contains:
- the trmD gene encoding tRNA (guanosine(37)-N1)-methyltransferase TrmD, translated to MKFSVVTIFPEYLEPLRQSLLGRAIEDGLLSVEVHDLREQAFDRHRTVDDSPYGGGAGMVMKPDVWGRALDAWAPPGSTLVVPTPAGRPFTQDVAAELAGAEHLVFACGRYEGIDQRVVQEASTRLPVHELSIGDYVLAGGEAAVLVMVEAVARLLPGVLGNPMSAVTDSFGTGSPGLLEYPSYTRPAEYRGLPVPPVLLSGNHAAVDRWRRDESLRRTARHRPDLIAALDPSSLDERDRAVLAEADAGAGAGDAAAGAGGDQADPIG
- the rplS gene encoding 50S ribosomal protein L19; protein product: MNTLDALDSASLRDDVPDFRPGDTVKVHVKVIEGSRSRVQVFAGHVIRRQGGGIRETFTVRKVSFGVGVERTFPVHSPNLDKIELVTRGDVRRAKLYYLRELRGKAAKIKEKR